The proteins below are encoded in one region of Helianthus annuus cultivar XRQ/B chromosome 2, HanXRQr2.0-SUNRISE, whole genome shotgun sequence:
- the LOC110913644 gene encoding serine/threonine-protein phosphatase BSL3-like isoform X1 — MIFSDVFHFIFFFAFFCGVLDTAAGVWCDTKSVVTSPRTGRYSADAAGGDGAVELTRQCRHAAAAVGDLIFIYGGLRGGCKGTWRHFGRGLPRFQVDQRSRPRNTFEVQLHRKLLLLGKFI; from the exons ATGATTTTTTCAGATgtttttcatttcatttttttttttgcattctTTTGTGGAGTTCTTGATACTGCAGCAGGAGTTTGGTGCGATACAAAATCTGTTGTGACGTCTCCAAGGACTGGTAGATACAGTGCTGATGCTGCTGGCGGAGATGGCGCGGTTGAATTAACAAGGCAGTGTAGGCACGCGGCTGCTGCTGTAGGGGATTTAATTTTCATTTACGGTGGTTTACGCGGAG GATGTAAAGGGACTTGGCGACACTTTGGCAGGGGCTTACCCAG ATTTCAAGTTGATCAAAGATCAAGACCACGAAACACGTTCGAGGTCCAGTTGCACCGTAAG CTTCTATTGCTAGGAAAATTTATCTGA
- the LOC110913644 gene encoding serine/threonine-protein phosphatase BSL3-like isoform X2, which yields MVEDSSSVAVLDTAAGVWCDTKSVVTSPRTGRYSADAAGGDGAVELTRQCRHAAAAVGDLIFIYGGLRGGCKGTWRHFGRGLPRFQVDQRSRPRNTFEVQLHRKLLLLGKFI from the exons ATGGTGGAGGACTCATCTAGCGTGGCAG TTCTTGATACTGCAGCAGGAGTTTGGTGCGATACAAAATCTGTTGTGACGTCTCCAAGGACTGGTAGATACAGTGCTGATGCTGCTGGCGGAGATGGCGCGGTTGAATTAACAAGGCAGTGTAGGCACGCGGCTGCTGCTGTAGGGGATTTAATTTTCATTTACGGTGGTTTACGCGGAG GATGTAAAGGGACTTGGCGACACTTTGGCAGGGGCTTACCCAG ATTTCAAGTTGATCAAAGATCAAGACCACGAAACACGTTCGAGGTCCAGTTGCACCGTAAG CTTCTATTGCTAGGAAAATTTATCTGA
- the LOC110913644 gene encoding serine/threonine-protein phosphatase BSL3-like isoform X3: MVEDSSSVAAGVWCDTKSVVTSPRTGRYSADAAGGDGAVELTRQCRHAAAAVGDLIFIYGGLRGGCKGTWRHFGRGLPRFQVDQRSRPRNTFEVQLHRKLLLLGKFI, from the exons ATGGTGGAGGACTCATCTAGCGTGGCAG CAGGAGTTTGGTGCGATACAAAATCTGTTGTGACGTCTCCAAGGACTGGTAGATACAGTGCTGATGCTGCTGGCGGAGATGGCGCGGTTGAATTAACAAGGCAGTGTAGGCACGCGGCTGCTGCTGTAGGGGATTTAATTTTCATTTACGGTGGTTTACGCGGAG GATGTAAAGGGACTTGGCGACACTTTGGCAGGGGCTTACCCAG ATTTCAAGTTGATCAAAGATCAAGACCACGAAACACGTTCGAGGTCCAGTTGCACCGTAAG CTTCTATTGCTAGGAAAATTTATCTGA